The segment GTCaccttcagaaaaaaaagaaactctgacACACACTGCAACATGAATttagtacattatgagaaatgctgggctggaggaagcacaagctggaatcaagattgcctggagaaatatcaagaacctcatataagcagatgacaccacccttatggcagaaagtgaagaggaactaaaaagtctcttgatgaaagtgaaagagaagagtgaaaaagttggcttacagctcaacattcagaaaacgaagatcatggcatctggtcccatcacttcatgggaaatagatggggaaacagtgtcagactttattttattgggctccaaaatcactgcagatggtgagtgcagccatgaaattaaaagatgcttactctttggaaggaaagttatgaccaacctagattgcatattcaaaagcagagacactttgccaacaaaggtccgtctagtcaaggctatggtttttcctgtggtcatgtatggatgtgaaagttggactgtgaagaaagctgagcgccaaagaattgatgcttttgaactgtggtgttggagaagactcttgagagtcccttggactgaaaggagctccaaccagtccatcctaaaggagatcagtcctgggtgttcattggaaggactgatgctgaagctgaaactccagtactttggccacttcatgtgaagagttgactcattaggaaagaccctgatgctgggagggattgggggcaagaggagaaggggacgacggaggatgagatggctggatggcatcaccgactcgatggacatgagtttgggtaggctccaggagttggtgatggtcagggaggcctggcatgctgcgattcatggggttgcaaagagtcggacacgactgagcgactgaaatgaactgaacaacatgaataaacctttaagacattatgttaagtgaaataagcctaaGAtgacaaatattacatgattccaTAGTGGTTGCCAAAGgcttctggggtggggggcgggcagcGGGCAGGGAGAAATGCAGTGTTATTGTTTCGTGGTACAGAGCTTCTGTTTCGGAACATGAAAATGCTCCAAAGATGGGTGATGGttatggttgcacaacaatgtgaatgtacttaatgccatagGACTGTACACTTAAATAAACATGTTTATGTTATGTAGATATTAACATAGTAAAATTACATGTCTGATTGTGCTTCTAAAATGCTTATAAACTTAATCTTAAGTACAAATTAGTTCAGAAGTCCAGTGAATCATGACTACATTTTAACTTAAATGATTCAAAATATGCGCAGAAAAAAAGTAATGTGGGACAGGACATGAGGTAAtgatcatttttttctaaaagggaTTTTCTATAATGAATATGTTTTTATGTAGTAAAGGACAAACATGTACAAAGTTTGACTTGTGTTCCCTAAGTTCTTAGTTATGTAAATTAGTATTTAACCTATGAACCTATTTTCCTCCATTTAAAACGTTTCGCTGTCATTTAAATCCTGACATTCAATATAAATTAAAGTAGAAATCACTGAAGTAAAAGTCACAATTCTTAATCTCCAGAAAAGGACCTTTTCTTAAATCTTAAATTTCTttccttaaatcttttttttgttgttctcaagacccatttatttattttttaatataaatttatttattttaattggaggctaattactttacaatattgtattggttttgccatatgtcaacatgaatctgccacgggtgtacacctgttccccatcctgaaccccctgccacctccctccccatatcatccctctgggtcatcccagtgcaccagccccaagcaccctgtatcatgcatcaaacctggactggcaattcatttcacatatgatattatatatgtttcaatgccattctcccatatcatcccaccctcgccctctcccacagagtccaaaagactgttctatacatctctgtctcttttgctgtctcacatacagggttatctttaccatctttctaaattccatatatatgcattagtatactgtattggtgtttttctttctggcttgcttcactctgtataataggcttcagtttcctccacctcattagaactgattcaaatgtatccttttaaatggctgagtaatacttcattgtgtatatgtaccacagctttcttatccattcatctgctgatggacatctaggttgcttccatgtcctggctattataaacagtgctgcaatgaacattggggtacacgtgtctctttcaattctggtttgctCGGTGTGTAttcctagcagtgggattgctgggtcatatggcagttctagttccagttttttatcTTTCCTTAAATCTTAAATTTCTTAAATCTCGAGAAAAGGACCTAGATACTAAGGAAGAAGAGCGGGAAAGTAAAagcagttactgctgctgctgctaagtcacttcagtcgtgtctgactctgtgcgaccccatagacagcgcccatcaggctccaccgtccctgggattctccaggcaagaacactggagtgggttgccatttccttctccaacgcaggaaagtgaaaagtgaaagtgaagccgctcagtgtgtccgactcttagcaaccccatggactgcagcctaccaggctcctccatccatgggattttccaggcaagagtactggagtggggtgtcattgcctaccctccatttttccttttttcttaattaaactaAAATTTTCTGTAAACAACTCGTTTCTGTTGGTTTTGAGGAAAACTTAAGAGACAAGAAGAACCCCTAACTggggaagacaggagaagggtaTTACAAAATACCACCTCTTCTCTGGAGAGCCTCCCAGCCCTTTGCCTTCCTGGGATTTGGGCAGTGACCAGGGCACCACATTCTCTGAGGAACTGCGATTCTGCTCCTCAAACCCAGCTTGTACCATCCTTAACCCTGGAGGTCGGCTTGCGAGCTTTGCATTCCTCCAGCCTGCCCCACCTTCGCTGTGGAATAAGCGGGAGCCCCTGTATGAGACAGTTCTCAGTCCTCCCGAAGACTTTCACCAAGAACTCTAGGAttaggacttaaaatttaaacaaaacaaaacaaaaccctaaggAAGGAGGCACAGGGTTACGCTAAAAATCCACTTGGGACCCCGTGCAAGCCTCTTTTAGTGAACCACCGACCAAGCGCACGAATTCGATGTAATTAGTTCATCTGGGTCCCCAGGGAGGCGCCGGCCGCCCTCCTCAGTTCTGCCCAGTGGCCCCCCAGCTCGCTGCCGTGGGGTCCACTGAGGCAGGTACCTGGACAACTTGGGACCAGCCCTGTCACGCGCCGGGAGTCCCAGCACAGGGGCCCCGCCTATATGAGGCTCAGCCAATCGCGGGGCGTGCTAACGGGGGGCGGGGCCTACCGAGCTCTGTCCTGGAGCCTTAAATGGAAGGTCTTGGTGTCCACAACCCAACTTTAGACGCCCCGGGATCCGGAGCCGCCGGTTGCGCCTGTGCGGCAGGCAGCCCTCACCACAGGTGAGCGCCACGGGATGGGACATGGCGCGGCGGGGTCACTCCGGCTAGCAGCGCGACTGCAGCCTTGGGGGTTGAGGGCTTGGGGAGGGGTTCCAGGAGGCGCCGGTGTGACAAGGCAGTATGACCTCCGATAGCTGGACTGCAGAGCGTTTGTCGGCACCGCGTCTACATACTCTGTCAGCGGAGGGAGTTCGCTGGCCGGCCCCTGGGCTGGGCCCGCCTGCAGCGCGGGAAGGTGGCTCGTCCGGGCCGCTGTTTGAGTCCCAGAAGAGCCTCATCCTGTCCCGCGCGGAAACTGGGATCCCAGAGCTCTTTTTCTCCACCCACATCCATAGACTTCCCCTCTGTCCTTTTATAAATACTTGGGAATATAAATGTTTTTACtccaccattcagttcagttcagtcgctcagtcgtgtccgactctttgcgaccccatgaatcgcagcacgccaggtctccctgtccatcaccagctcccggagttcacccagactcacgtccatcatagTGGCTCAAAAAAAAAGATGGCCTTTTAGAAAGATTGGTTTAATCAGATACTCATTTCTTCTCCCTTCCTAGGTTTTTGAACATGAATCCTTCACTCCTCCTGACAGCCCTTTGCTTGGGAATAGCCTCAGCTGCTCCAAAATATAACCACAGTTTAGATACACAATGGAAATTGTGGAAGGCAGTACACAGGAAACCATACGACTTGGTTGGTAACATCTGAACCTGTCCATCTGAAACCCTGCAGAGAATGGTCCATGCTGTTGGGAGTTTATAGCAGATAGTAGTTTCTTGAGGCTGGCTCTTGTCAGGGCAGTAACTTCATGGCACCTGTCACTGAGTACACTATGGGCATTTGCCCTGTCATGTGGGCGCTGGAGAACAGCTCCCAAGAGTATAGAGCCATCTCTGGCCAtggtctctcttcctctttataTACAAATCCACTTGGTGACGGTgtatgctgtcgcttcagtcgtgtccaactctgtgaccaggctcctctgtccatgggattttccaggcaagaatattagagtgggttgccataccctccttcaggggatcatcccaacgcagggattgaatctgtgtttcttgcatctcctgccttggcacaggagttctttaccacttagcaccACCTGGTGAAGCCCTTGGTGAGTTGGttttaaatagaataaaagaaTATAGGCTACCTGTTTGCTTCTAGAATGAAGAAGGATGGAGAAAAGCGGTGTGgaagaagaatatgaaaatgattgAGCTGCATAATCAGGAATACAGCCAAGGGAAACATAGCTTCCGCATGGCAATGAATGCCTTTGGTGACATGGTGAGTGTGGCATGAATTTTTTGTGCCTTCTCTCCTTAACACTTTAGCAAAATAACCTCTTGCTTTTCAacattctatttccttttccttgaagACCAATGAAGAATTCAGGCACATGATGAATGGCTTtcaaaggcagaagaacaagaaGGGGAAAGAGTTCCATGAAACTATCTTTGCTTCGATTCCCCCATCCATGGATTGGAGAGAGAAAGGCTATGTAACTCCTGTGAAGAATCAGGTATGATGGTATTCAGCAAATCTCTCTCCAAGAGTAAAGCCAAATAGGAGTTGCCATCCTTGCTATGAtacactgtgctgctgctgctgctaagtcgcttcagtcgtgtccgactctgtgcgaccccatagacggcagcccaccaggctcctctgtccctaggattctctaggcaagaacactggagtgggttgccatttccttctccagtgcatgaaagtgaaaagtgaaagtgaagttgctcagtcgtgtccaactcttagtgaccccatggactggagcctaccaggctcttccatccatgggattttccaggcaaaagtactagagtcgggtgccattgccttctccggatacacTGtgcaacaacatgcaattcactAGGTTTTAAAAGCATTTCCAAATATATGGGCTACTGTCAAAGTCTTGCTATTTGTTTTGTAACttatgcttttaaattttgttttcagggTAAATGTGGTTCTTGTTGGGCTTTTAGTGCCACAGGTGCTCTTGAAGGACAGATGTTCCGAAAAACTGGCAAACTTGTTTCACTGAGTGAACAGAACCTGGTGGACTGCTCTCAGCCTGAAGGCAATCGGGGTTGTCACGGTGGCTTCACAGATAATGCCTTCCAGTATGTTTTGGACGTTGGAGGCCTGGACTCAGAGGAATCTTATCCATACACTGGATTGGTAAGAGGAGCTCCTTGTTATCAAAGTTGAACACTTTAGGGGAAAACAGATATCATGTTTAGAATCCACATTTTAGATTGTAGAATCTTTATCTGCAGACTGTCAGAACTGTCATTAAAATAGCCTTGCACAGTTCTCTGTTTAGCTACTTACCATGTGTTCATGCTGTCGcttcaatcatatccaactctgtgtgaccttctggactgtagcccaccaggctcctttctccgtggaattctccaggcaagattactgaagtgggttgccatgtcctcctccagaggatcttcctgacccagggatcaaactcacatcttttaTGTCACCTgtattggcagtcaggttctttaccactagtgctacttgGGAGCCCAGATAGTTACCATAAAGCTGTTAATATTTCTATTGAATGTGGAaatatacatttgttgttgttgttgtttagtcactcagtcgtatctgactcttttgcaacctttttgggctccaaaatcactgcagatggtgactgcaccatgaaattaaaagacacttactccttggaagaaaagttatgaccaacctagattgcatattcaaaagcagagacattactttgccaacaaaggtccgtctagtcaaggctatggtgtttccagtggtcatgtatggatgtgagagttggactgtgaagaaagctgagcaccaaagaattgatgcttttgaactgtggtgttggagaagactcttgagagttccttggacagcaaggacatccaaccagtccatcctaaaggagatcagtcctgggtattcattggaaggactgatgctgaagctgaaactccaatactttggccacctcatgcaaagagttgacccattggaaaagactctgatgctgggagggattgggggcaggaggagaaggggacgacagaggatgagatggctggatggcatcaccaactcgatggacatgattttggttGAACTCcgtgagatggtgatggacagggaggcctggcgtgctgcaattcatggggtcgcaaagagtcagacacgactgagcgactgaactgaactgaactgaactgagactgtagcctgccaggctcctctgtctgtgggatttacTGGGCAAGAttaccagagtaggttgccatttcccgctccaggagatcttcccaacccagggatcaaacccctgcctccatgtctcctgccttgtagggatcaaacccctgtctcctaccTTGTAGGAGtaaaggtggattatttactgctgaggcaCCGGGGAAATATACATATCATTCTTTATAAGTACAAATTTCTCCTGAGTAAAGATTTCTTATGGGCAGGTAGATTGAGAGTGTCTGATTGCATAGACACAAGCtaatttttacatttcaaaacaGCCAATGGCATTTCATCTCCTGGGATGCTTTGTAACAAACTTGACTTGGAAATCATTAAGCTGCAGATTGTCTTGAACTCATGTATGCCAGGAGGAGGATGGTATTAATCAAGTCACTTCCCCATTACCTTTAAAAGGTTGGCACCTGCCATTACAATCCCAACAATTCTGCTGCTAATGAAACTGGTTTCGTGGACCTCCCTAAGCAGGAGAAGGCTCTTATGAAGGCAGTGGCAACTTTGGGCCCCATCTCTGTTGCTGTAGATGCACACAATCCATCTTTCCAGTTCTACAAGTCAGGTAAGTATTTGTCTATGTTGAAATTTAGgcagaaaaattggaaaatcaCCATGACATACAGCAAAACTGACTCTTTGGTATGTAGAATTCAATGTAAAATTTGAAGGTATATAGATTTAATATAGTTGTTAATGTTAGTATTTGTGCCTGATGTGTCCATTTGACATTACTTGAACCATGTCCCCATGATTTTAAGCActtcataaatatatttgaatgGCTACTTAATTTGATTAGTATAGcttaatttacttttttccagtgctcagttgtgtccataactctttgcagccccatggactgtagtccaccaggctcctctgcctgtagaattttccaggcaagaatgctgaagtgggttgccatttcctactcaaggggatcttcccaaaccagagattgaacccacgtcccgtgagtctcctgcattggcaggcagattctttactactagcaccacctggaaagtcctatTTATGACTGTAGCCACCCAGAGTTTCAACTGTTAGACCTTTGAAATTTTCCAAAGAATTTTGCTACTGTAATTAAAACCAGAAAGAACTTCTTGGCTGAAGTAATTTTGTGTTGTGTGCTATTTCCCTAGACTGAATGTCCTGAAAGTAAAATGATAAGATTTTAAGGAGTGTTTTTTTATGTCTCTTGACATGTTGTTTACAAAAGAGAGTATGCCATTTGTATATCTGCTAGTGTTAGATGAGGGCCTGGATGCCTagcctaaaatgaaaaaaaaaatcttgtttttaaatCTTATCTAGATTTATATCATTTAGCTTAATTTTGAGATGTCTTCTTAGCCTGATTAATAGACTAGGTCACTTGGAGGTCTTCACCCcaacattgtattttattttcccagGCATTTATTATGAGCCAAATTGCAGCAGTGAATCCGTGGATCATGCTGTTCTGGTAGTTGGCTATGGCTTTGAAGGAGCAGACTCAGATGACAATAAATATTGGCTTGTCAAAAACAGGTATAAAATGCCCCAAATACTTATATTTGAGGTTGAAAAGGGGAGTCCTTTTTGAAATCAGCATTTGAATTCAGGTCCTCAAATCCTTAAGTACACTTCTGAAGTCTTATGCCACTTAGGATGATCACAGGCATATTAATGTTTGATTATAACATTAAGATACTGTCTGAAGTTGCCTAAGGTATTGATGTAGTTTGGGTATCATCTCATTTCTAAatccaaacattttttaaattctaaaacacATCTGGCCCCAAGAGTTTCTTTTTTACGTCTCTAATTTTATAGTTCTGTGAAAGGTTTGGGATAGAAGTTATTTATACATTTAGAACTCAACCATGAACAAGAACAACTGCATTTCTTGCTTCTTTCTGAATCTGTCTTGACCTCTGGTGCACTGTTtaagtattaataaatataaatgtgtttgATTCTTCATATAAAACGAAAACCTTCTCTTCTTTCAGCTGGGGTGAACACTGGGGCATGAATGGCTACATAAAGATGGCCAAAGACCAGAACAACCACTGTGGAATCGCCACCATGGCCAGTTATCCTACTGTCTAAATCTCAAAGGCTGGATTAAGAACAATATCCAGAGGAAGGATATTCTCTTAAAACTGACCAGACTTTACTGTGTGGGAATGAAAGACTTGAATCATTGAAGATCCAAGTTGTGATCTGAATTCTGTGACCTTTTACACTGGTGAAATGTTACCACTTCTTTCCCTACTGTTGTAAATATGTTTGTATGATCAACTTGCCTAATGAATTTTGAACTTTCATGTTTTAAAAGGATGTATAcagttttaccttttaaaataaaactttatttcagaATAGAGGtggcttctttctgtttttaatacaTTACATTTTTAGAGTAAAAAACATAATTGGGCTCTTAAGACATAActgattattttttgttgttgtttagttgctaagtcacgtctgactcttttgtgaccccatggactatagcccacaaggctcctctgtccatagaattccccaggcaagaataccagagtgggttgccatttccttttccagggggatcttcccaacccagggatcaaactcacgtcttctgcattgcaggtaggttctttacctctgagccaccagggaagcccctaaccgAATGTGCCAGTGGTCTATTAGGAGAATGGCTGTGTGGCCTTCTGGTTCTTATAGTTATGAATATGCAGATCTTATGTTAGCTGCCCACTGACTGTGTCTGACATCCCTTGAATAGAGCAAAATTTGACAATCTAAAGGACAAGGGTAAGTCGTTTTGTACAAGagttattaaaaaatcaaatcaaaacaaaGTTAGCTTGGATTCTCTTTTGAGCCTCCTAGATTACTGAATGTGTCTCATACTCTGGCCAGTCGTGTTTCTCGACTGGCCAGAGCACTGTTGTGGCTCTCCTAGGCCTCTGCTTAGGTCCCAGTCTGGAGTTTTCAGGGAGTGCGAACATGAAGTTAAAGGGTGGCTGCTTCAAAATCTGGCCCTTGTGTCCATCCAGACTCCATACAGAGTGCAGGGCTCTGAGGgcagagagggtgggaggggcagACCCTGCGCAGGCCGTCGTCACCATTGGACAGGGCATCAAACAGCCTCCCGAGGGCTCaacctcccttccccccaccccaactcagGGGGAGGAGAAGCAGCTACCACCAGAGCCTGTTGGTGAGGTTTTCCGCTCAGCACAGAACAAACATCAGTGGTGAACCCGAGGGCATCTGGCATCAGAATCAGGCCAAGAAGGGTGAGATTGCTGGGGTCACTGGGCCAGGATTTGATGGGGATGGCCTTGGCTGGCTTCTGTAAGCCCTGGGGAGTCATGCAGGATCACAGTGCTGGAGAAGTCACTGTGGACCACAGAGAGTGTCCTGGAGGTAGTGGCCAGATTCCAAAGTGCAGTGCCGTCTGTAGCATTTCCAGAGTGCTTCTGCTATTATCCAGTGCATCAGCCACAGTACAGCCCCGAGGCTCCACGCTTGCTGTGACCACCACCAGCTGGGACCACTGgctcacctcttccaggaaggaaGCCACAGGGGGCCTCTTAACTACAAAATCCCAAGGGGATGTTTGTCTATTGCCACCTCCAGAATGAAGTCAGGAGGTGTTCCAGGTGGACTGTGGGCCTCAGGACCCCACGAAAAGGGGAATGAGTAACACCAGGATCTTCCCTTCACCTGGCTTGGCCGATTCCGGGACACATGACCGCCAGATCCCTGGTGGGGGGAACGCGGtaatgggatggggtggggggtgggtgccGAGGTGGCAGAGTCCCAAGGGGCAGAAGAGGATGCAGAGAGGGGCATGGAAGGGGCGGCTCAGAAAGCCACCCACGACGAGTCATCTTTCTGATGACTTAGACAGTCCAGTAGAACAGGGAGCTGGGGGACAGACGTGGGCAGCCCACTGGGGCCCACGTGGGCTGGGAGTGGTACCGACGGCTTCGCGGAAGTTACCCGCAGGGCCGAGATAAGTGGTGCTACAGTGGGGTCCTCTGAGACCAGGCGGGAAGGGGATGAAGAATTGAGGAGctagggagaagggagggaaggataaggaagggggaggggcaggggaagcAGGGGGTGGCCTGCTGCACAGGCGTTCTAGGGCACTGCCCTCGGGAAAGACAGTAAATTGTTTTCATAAGGAAATAATTCACATTTTGGAAAAgtgaacacacatgcatataaTTTCCAATCGAGAAAAGGGCCTTAGAGGTCATGATCGTTTGGCGCACAATGTTATAGGCTATAACTCTGAAAAGCAATGTCCCAGGGCCTGTTTCTGGTGCAACTTGCCGGACTTCTAGTGAAGACAACGTGGCTACTTTGCAAAAGACCCAAAGCAGTGCCAAGAATGTTTGTCTTCACATCCATAAGCAATGAGGGACAAGCACCCACTTTTGAGACTGGACTTCAAAAGTAGTCTGGTGGCCTCAGAGGTGGACAATAGGTGAATATCAAAAGTGATTGTCTGAAGCCTAATTTACACCTAGGTCCCTAATTCctgaatttgattttaaaaagaaaaaccctacATTCTGCAGGCTAAGGAAACACATAGTATTTACTGTCTTTGGGTTTAAAATTATCATATTCCTACTCAGGGAAATTAAAAGCAAGTGGAAGCATTCAGTTAATAGAATGctactgagagggtaacaggcaggaaggccaggggtctccaaatggaggaaatagcctgcaagtgtcagacatttttctctctcttaagcggcaggaggaaacaaactagaaatatttttttccttctctatacaaatttaaagagaggtttctcttaaaatactgtgttgccataatgacacctggtttcacctgaagttagctattcttgagcctagagataaccaatgcctttttcttatggaaatgtttgtcttaagctatgctaatgtactacgcctttaccccaaactctgtctccaagtcggttccgcctcttggcccaaaacctacttgacaaaccagtatgttatactcagatattgttcccctaatctatgtaaatgaaactatttgtatggtggtctgtccttctttaagattcaagttaattattttatggcccaagataaaccatttggtgccattctaaattttaagacattcctttctttcattaacagactgctagtgactatataacatccagctgaagactagcaagggggtactctttttgcccccttctgatgcctatgtcagaagctttctctatctcctttatactttaataaaactttattacacaaaagctctgagctatcaagccttgtctctggccccggattgaattcttctcctccgggagccaagaatcctggtgtattcgcgtgattcaacaacaacctttcatcttgggggctcgtccgggatccttcaggacaaggtaaggatgcttggagctttagttctttgttctcttagcgaacacgttttctgctgtgttTTACTAACTCTtccgtgtgcttgtgtgaatgaatggcaggctctgcgtgaagcaagtaaggggccctgctctgcggttccacagTGATCTCATACGGCTTATGGGAGAAACCTGTTGGGGTGTTATACCGACCTgtcaatgccaagaggcacccagtGTCTCCTTCGAgaaccgaccagaaatgggcaaagcgtgtggaccgaactctcctttctcggtcaaacttttcggtctctttgaccatttcataactccttgag is part of the Bubalus kerabau isolate K-KA32 ecotype Philippines breed swamp buffalo chromosome 4, PCC_UOA_SB_1v2, whole genome shotgun sequence genome and harbors:
- the CTSL gene encoding procathepsin L; protein product: MEGLGVHNPTLDAPGSGAAGCACAAGSPHHRFLNMNPSLLLTALCLGIASAAPKYNHSLDTQWKLWKAVHRKPYDLNEEGWRKAVWKKNMKMIELHNQEYSQGKHSFRMAMNAFGDMTNEEFRHMMNGFQRQKNKKGKEFHETIFASIPPSMDWREKGYVTPVKNQGKCGSCWAFSATGALEGQMFRKTGKLVSLSEQNLVDCSQPEGNRGCHGGFTDNAFQYVLDVGGLDSEESYPYTGLVGTCHYNPNNSAANETGFVDLPKQEKALMKAVATLGPISVAVDAHNPSFQFYKSGIYYEPNCSSESVDHAVLVVGYGFEGADSDDNKYWLVKNSWGEHWGMNGYIKMAKDQNNHCGIATMASYPTV